The genomic interval CACCAGATGAATGCTTCATGTGTTCTGACAAGGAATCACTTGCTGTGGGCACTGAACTTCTTGTGTTTGCGATGGCACACATTGTGTTCAGGTATAGCATTCTAACCAATTCATGGACACGGGCTGATCCGATGATCTCACCACGGTGCTTGTTTGGGTCAACAAGTGTTGGGGCAAAGGCATATGTTGCTGGGGGCACTGATTCTTCTGGCAGGATATTGAGCTCTGCAGAAATGTACGACTCGGAGACACATTCTTGGACACCCCTTCCCAGCATGAATCGGGCAAGGAAGATGTGCTCCGGGGTGTTCATGGATGGCAAGTTCTATGTGGTTGGTGGTGTTGCCAGCAACAACAAGGTGTTGACATGCGGTGAGGAATATGACCTGAAGAGGCGATCTTGGAGGGTGATCGAAAACATGTCTGAGGGTCTCAACGGAGTGACTGGTGCTCCTCCACTTATTGCTGTTGTTAACAATGAGCTTTATGCTGCTGATTATAGTGAAAAGGATGTGAAGAAGTATGACAAGCAAAACAATAAATGGATCACTCTTGGTAAGTTGCCTGAACGGTCTGTGTCAATGAATGGGTGGGGCCTTGCTTTCCGAGCATGTGGTGATCGGTTGATTGTCATCGGCGGCCCAAGGACTTCTATTGGTGGTACGATTGAGCTTAATTCATGGACCCCGGATGAGCGGCCGCCTGTGTGGAATTTGATTGCCAGGCGGCCATCTGGGAACTTCGTGTATAATTGTGCTGTGATGGGCTGTTGAATCCACTGAATAAAGATTCAATATGGTGGATTATTTATGAAGGATGGTATGCACAAAGGCAGCCTGTTCAATTGCTTCAGTCCTGATGCTCCGTAGCGATTTCTGCCTTCTGTCCAGTTTCAGATTCAACTGGGCATCTGCTGAGTGGCAGCAGTCATGTAACCCCCTGAGTTCTTCTAATACTTCTGTTTTCCTCGCTAATCCATTTCAACATTTGCATTTGGATCAACTGCTCGTGATTTGAAAGATACGAGACTATGCAAAACAGTGTTATATTAATAATCTAGGAACAGCTTTCAGAAGGCTTTTCACTATTGATGAACAACCTGTTAAGCAATACTCGATTCATATGTGGCTGCAACAAAGATATTCATCAATTATGAACACCATGCCTTATGTTTGCTGgtataattttcttttatcaaCTTTACTTGCTTCATGATGTGCTTGTCTTTCATGAAGTTTTTTACTAGCAACAACGATATGTTTCATCCTAGTTGTGACTTTTGTTTGTATAAACATGTCTGGGCTGAGAGCTGACCTTGCTTGGTATTGTTTTAGTTTAGTTGTTTCTCATAAGTTTGTCGTATCACTGATGATCCG from Oryza glaberrima chromosome 3, OglaRS2, whole genome shotgun sequence carries:
- the LOC127767116 gene encoding F-box/kelch-repeat protein At1g74510, with the translated sequence MMLEGNSCLISRSLPSSCEPETQWAYLSHEVLNGKRPAPEDAEAEDMDEVDCGGGKRSKPPSPQPHTPDISEGHGSSRHVAASGGGEEHGNGSSLIGAIGRDLTINCLLRLSRSDYGSVASLNKDFRSLVRNGEIYRLRRQSGVAEHWVYFSCNVLEWDAYDPYRERWIQVPKMPPDECFMCSDKESLAVGTELLVFAMAHIVFRYSILTNSWTRADPMISPRCLFGSTSVGAKAYVAGGTDSSGRILSSAEMYDSETHSWTPLPSMNRARKMCSGVFMDGKFYVVGGVASNNKVLTCGEEYDLKRRSWRVIENMSEGLNGVTGAPPLIAVVNNELYAADYSEKDVKKYDKQNNKWITLGKLPERSVSMNGWGLAFRACGDRLIVIGGPRTSIGGTIELNSWTPDERPPVWNLIARRPSGNFVYNCAVMGC